One genomic segment of Nitrosopumilus sp. includes these proteins:
- a CDS encoding type II secretion system F family protein, with the protein MLKIEKSKRKSIDIEPKQSILKNEIVKTASFSIIASISVITMSFYFSEYSDSTTIRDVGLIFGILVGIIPLTIHQLKEVQRRDSIDRNLPVFLLALLSSVQSGANLIKAIEQAADRNLGALTPELKNLRANISWGTPIEESFENFAERTGTRVARRVTVLLEMAMKIGGDVTENLEMIQKHVSEMQNIEKSRKSALQPYTYTIYISFGVFLAVAVLLTTSFFTEIEKVQDGLLASGSGTEGLFGSLASMEIEKLESALFNMAIIEAVFGGLAAGKIGSGSYVAGTKHVVVMIIISVIAFNVPL; encoded by the coding sequence ATGTTAAAAATAGAGAAATCAAAAAGAAAATCAATAGATATAGAACCTAAACAATCTATTTTAAAAAATGAGATAGTAAAAACAGCATCATTTTCAATTATAGCATCAATCAGCGTTATTACTATGAGTTTTTATTTTTCGGAGTATTCGGATTCAACAACAATTAGAGATGTGGGTTTAATTTTTGGAATTTTGGTTGGAATTATTCCACTAACCATTCATCAGTTAAAAGAAGTACAAAGAAGAGACAGCATAGATAGAAACCTTCCAGTGTTCCTTCTAGCATTATTAAGCTCGGTTCAAAGTGGAGCTAATTTGATCAAAGCAATAGAACAAGCTGCAGACAGAAATCTAGGAGCATTAACTCCAGAATTAAAAAATCTCAGAGCAAACATTAGTTGGGGAACCCCAATCGAGGAGTCATTTGAGAATTTTGCTGAAAGAACAGGCACAAGGGTTGCAAGACGTGTTACAGTACTATTAGAAATGGCAATGAAAATAGGTGGAGATGTTACTGAAAACCTAGAAATGATTCAAAAACATGTATCTGAAATGCAAAATATTGAGAAGAGTAGAAAATCGGCTCTTCAACCATATACATATACAATTTACATCTCCTTTGGAGTCTTTTTGGCAGTAGCAGTTTTACTTACAACTAGTTTCTTCACAGAGATTGAAAAAGTACAGGATGGGTTATTGGCCTCAGGTAGTGGAACTGAAGGACTGTTTGGATCATTGGCAAGCATGGAAATTGAAAAATTAGAATCGGCACTCTTCAACATGGCAATAATTGAAGCTGTCTTTGGCGGTCTTGCAGCTGGAAAAATAGGTTCAGGATCATATGTTGCAGGTACAAAGCATGTAGTTGTAATGATAATCATCTCAGTAATTGCATTTAACGTGCCACTCTAG
- a CDS encoding TrmB family transcriptional regulator translates to MMSYQDQVSGIAAELEEILDLDDLEAKVYLNLLRAGPITASALAKELDIDRARMYRTVDKLVSRNIISTTLSSPKLCIASDPHDALKIALSKKEDEVNKIKKSGEAIIHKINNEITTNQSSNVPTFRIVQGRQNIYADIAQIIENATDVIYIATTLDDVSRMYHSTIPEKISICEKNGGRVRLLVDMNDPKLAPFVKRFNATETRVGNLPSKGRMVVQKSQKMIMSDSAVSAKNSNSDSDFSLCTNSSEMVDNIFTLCTYLWESSKPLKTIDVKNFVKKSRVV, encoded by the coding sequence ATGATGTCATATCAGGATCAAGTAAGTGGGATTGCAGCAGAGTTAGAAGAGATTTTAGATCTTGATGATTTAGAAGCTAAAGTATATCTTAATTTACTAAGAGCAGGTCCAATTACTGCAAGTGCACTTGCAAAAGAGTTAGACATTGACAGAGCAAGAATGTACAGAACAGTAGACAAGTTAGTTAGCAGAAACATAATATCAACTACATTATCTAGTCCAAAATTATGTATTGCATCTGATCCTCATGATGCACTAAAAATTGCATTAAGTAAAAAAGAAGATGAGGTAAACAAAATTAAAAAATCAGGTGAAGCAATTATCCATAAAATAAATAATGAAATTACTACCAATCAATCAAGCAATGTCCCAACATTCAGAATAGTCCAAGGACGACAAAACATCTATGCAGACATTGCACAAATTATTGAGAATGCGACAGATGTAATCTATATCGCAACCACATTAGATGATGTATCTCGAATGTATCATAGTACAATTCCTGAAAAAATCAGCATATGTGAGAAAAATGGTGGTAGGGTGAGATTACTTGTAGATATGAATGATCCAAAACTAGCACCATTTGTTAAGCGATTTAATGCTACTGAAACAAGGGTTGGTAATTTACCATCAAAAGGAAGGATGGTGGTACAAAAAAGTCAAAAAATGATAATGTCAGATTCGGCAGTTTCTGCTAAAAACTCAAATTCGGATTCAGACTTTTCATTGTGTACAAATTCAAGTGAAATGGTAGATAACATCTTTACATTATGCACATATTTGTGGGAATCCTCAAAACCATTAAAAACTATTGACGTCAAAAATTTTGTTAAAAAATCTAGAGTGGTATAA
- a CDS encoding DMT family transporter: MKIVNESFYGFNRQSFASHKGKIALGVLFTLAAAAMEALADVIPKPLMADTQMSPANPLLIVFIIYIVNGAIFTPFTTKSKPLSKFPIKPLYLLTVLGVVEVLSTIFFLYGLKDTTAVNASILGNSEIVFGIIIAMIVLGERIKRKEVLPFLLIGIGAILIPVGADISEYGFMTNFVVGDIMILMSGLFLGIVMTMYKRMGDEFDSKRIIQYTSFIGAAVAMTGILIMGMPFELDPAHLPVILITGVIGVGIPVFFVLIALRYIGAVRTIMVFSTTTVFGVLFSNILLGEEISFANIGAIAMVIAGTYILRDRLARD, from the coding sequence ATGAAAATTGTTAATGAGTCATTTTATGGGTTTAATCGACAATCTTTTGCTTCTCACAAAGGAAAGATTGCTTTGGGTGTTTTGTTTACTTTGGCAGCAGCTGCTATGGAAGCATTAGCTGATGTTATTCCAAAACCACTTATGGCAGATACTCAAATGTCTCCTGCCAATCCCCTATTGATTGTTTTTATAATTTACATTGTAAACGGTGCAATCTTTACTCCATTTACCACAAAATCAAAACCGCTCTCAAAATTCCCAATAAAACCACTCTATCTGTTGACTGTACTTGGGGTTGTTGAAGTTCTAAGTACAATTTTTTTCCTATACGGACTAAAAGATACAACTGCAGTTAATGCCTCTATTTTGGGAAATAGTGAAATTGTATTTGGAATAATTATTGCGATGATTGTTTTAGGTGAGCGAATTAAGCGTAAAGAAGTATTACCATTTTTACTCATTGGAATTGGTGCAATTTTAATTCCTGTTGGAGCTGATATTTCTGAATATGGATTCATGACAAATTTTGTGGTGGGTGATATTATGATCTTGATGTCTGGCCTTTTCCTGGGAATAGTGATGACTATGTACAAGAGAATGGGTGATGAATTTGATTCAAAACGAATCATACAATATACTTCATTTATAGGCGCTGCCGTAGCGATGACAGGTATTCTAATAATGGGAATGCCTTTTGAGCTTGATCCTGCTCATCTTCCAGTGATATTGATCACAGGTGTGATTGGTGTTGGAATACCTGTGTTTTTTGTATTAATTGCATTGAGGTATATTGGGGCCGTTAGAACAATTATGGTATTTTCAACCACTACTGTATTTGGTGTATTGTTCTCAAATATTTTACTTGGAGAGGAAATCTCTTTTGCAAATATAGGTGCAATTGCTATGGTTATCGCAGGAACATATATCCTCAGAGATAGACTTGCTAGAGATTAG
- a CDS encoding transcriptional regulator, producing MENSIDNLLVSSLRKQIEQNLGTEKLEKIQKRLIERHGMNMVQAVKDFYKMDSVLREFFGANADEIELKSLKKVIKLKNTKDWISIQDKELSKIFLNTLGDEDKKKIIGTVLKKPLTIASILNESNIPQTSGYRKINSMIKEGILVNNGYDLSNDGKKIKKYETVFENIKMDINDSGMVVKIQFKNYLLSNSTIFQIIQI from the coding sequence TTGGAAAACAGTATAGATAATTTACTAGTATCTTCTCTTCGAAAACAAATTGAACAAAATCTAGGAACTGAAAAATTAGAAAAAATTCAGAAAAGATTGATTGAAAGACATGGAATGAACATGGTTCAGGCGGTAAAAGATTTTTACAAGATGGATAGTGTACTCAGAGAATTTTTTGGTGCAAATGCTGATGAGATTGAATTAAAATCACTAAAAAAAGTAATTAAATTAAAGAATACTAAAGATTGGATTTCAATTCAAGATAAAGAACTATCAAAAATATTTCTCAATACATTAGGAGATGAAGATAAAAAGAAGATAATAGGCACAGTATTAAAAAAACCACTAACGATAGCAAGTATTTTAAATGAATCAAATATTCCTCAAACTTCAGGATATAGAAAAATTAATTCAATGATAAAAGAAGGGATTTTAGTCAATAACGGTTATGATTTATCAAATGATGGCAAAAAAATTAAAAAATACGAAACAGTTTTTGAAAATATCAAGATGGACATAAATGATTCAGGCATGGTTGTAAAAATTCAATTTAAAAATTATTTATTATCAAATAGTACAATTTTTCAAATCATACAAATCTAA
- a CDS encoding TrmB family transcriptional regulator has protein sequence METASNTLQLGMYPVDRSDYEEIKEYLTTFGLTPNQIKVFFYLGKIGAKTASDIAKAVSVPRSETYHLLTALQNKGIVEASFEHPIKFSALPIKKAVNVLITTETERLNKLKKSGPQLEKIWQKIPGAETPIEDDEEEKFKVLQGGNQVNSKIFDMILNTKTECRILGSEKDFLKFYHANFLDALDERQIDFKLLTPITKKSKYIFDGIDKTKIKKLCSSVKENLCFLIKDDDEVLFFIKNEGNNKEMRAIWTNSETIIYSKSLLFNNIWSKTDSSEVDFDE, from the coding sequence ATGGAAACAGCATCAAACACACTACAATTAGGCATGTATCCAGTTGATAGAAGCGATTATGAGGAAATTAAAGAATATCTCACAACTTTTGGACTCACTCCAAATCAGATCAAGGTATTTTTCTATTTAGGTAAGATCGGAGCAAAAACAGCCTCAGACATTGCAAAAGCAGTTTCCGTTCCAAGAAGTGAAACATATCATCTTCTAACTGCACTTCAAAACAAAGGAATAGTAGAAGCATCATTTGAGCATCCAATCAAATTCTCAGCATTGCCAATCAAAAAAGCGGTGAATGTTCTAATCACTACAGAAACTGAGCGTCTAAATAAACTAAAAAAATCGGGCCCACAATTAGAAAAAATTTGGCAAAAAATTCCAGGTGCAGAAACACCTATTGAAGATGATGAGGAAGAAAAATTCAAAGTACTTCAAGGAGGAAACCAAGTAAATAGTAAAATTTTTGACATGATACTAAATACAAAAACAGAATGCAGAATTTTAGGATCTGAAAAAGATTTCTTAAAATTCTATCATGCAAACTTTCTTGATGCATTAGATGAACGCCAAATTGATTTTAAATTATTAACACCAATTACCAAAAAATCAAAATATATTTTTGATGGTATTGATAAAACTAAAATTAAGAAATTATGCTCATCAGTAAAAGAAAATCTATGCTTTTTGATAAAAGACGATGACGAGGTATTATTTTTTATCAAAAATGAAGGAAATAACAAAGAGATGAGAGCAATATGGACAAACTCTGAAACAATAATTTACTCCAAATCATTATTGTTTAACAACATATGGAGTAAAACAGATTCTAGCGAGGTTGACTTTGATGAGTAG
- a CDS encoding DUF2203 domain-containing protein: protein MFSYFTTNEANAALPDVIKKFESALGKKNEIAKIEQQLQITVSSTNSFEEYVNLKQKLNSAITKFYESVEILENTGVVVKSIDQGLLDFPSKRFDEEVWLCWKYGETEIKFWHEKDSGFMGRKPIEVSDESLV, encoded by the coding sequence ATGTTCTCTTATTTTACAACCAATGAAGCAAATGCTGCTCTTCCAGATGTTATTAAAAAATTTGAATCTGCATTAGGGAAAAAAAACGAAATAGCAAAAATTGAACAACAATTACAGATCACTGTTTCTTCTACAAATTCATTTGAAGAATATGTTAATTTAAAACAGAAACTAAATTCTGCAATAACAAAATTTTATGAATCCGTTGAAATTTTAGAAAATACTGGAGTTGTTGTAAAAAGTATTGACCAAGGCCTTCTGGATTTTCCTTCCAAGAGATTTGATGAGGAAGTATGGCTCTGCTGGAAATATGGTGAGACTGAAATTAAATTTTGGCATGAAAAGGATTCAGGTTTTATGGGCCGAAAACCTATTGAAGTTAGTGATGAGTCTTTAGTTTAA
- a CDS encoding pyridoxamine 5'-phosphate oxidase family protein: MKEFTKKEISFLESLEEARIATAHDNIPHVKPVSYLQHENSIIVATDYNTRTFENIKLNPRTAIVVDIYKSGEHKAVSVQGITEIVENGTEFKKFYTMFYEKFEWVRKEPWGENEAPFLKIIPKNIKSWGLI, from the coding sequence TTGAAAGAATTCACTAAAAAAGAAATCAGTTTTCTAGAATCTTTAGAAGAGGCAAGAATTGCGACAGCGCATGACAATATCCCACATGTAAAACCTGTCTCATATTTACAACATGAAAATTCAATCATTGTTGCAACAGATTACAACACTAGAACATTTGAGAACATAAAATTAAACCCTAGAACCGCCATCGTGGTGGATATTTACAAATCAGGAGAACATAAAGCAGTAAGTGTTCAAGGAATTACAGAAATTGTAGAAAATGGAACAGAGTTTAAAAAATTCTACACTATGTTTTATGAGAAATTTGAATGGGTCAGAAAAGAACCGTGGGGTGAAAATGAGGCACCATTTTTAAAGATAATTCCAAAGAATATCAAAAGTTGGGGATTAATTTAG
- a CDS encoding response regulator — MRILHVEDIQEISMVFADILSNKNHEFQSISDGRAGLELVVNKDYDLILLDMCMPKYSGVDFLLDLKHRRPSELSKVVIVSALEMTTTQEQEILKLGIRSILKKPISVQALLAQVEKEIIF; from the coding sequence ATGCGAATTCTTCACGTAGAAGATATACAAGAAATAAGTATGGTGTTTGCAGATATTTTATCCAATAAAAATCACGAATTCCAAAGCATCTCTGATGGACGAGCAGGATTAGAATTAGTTGTTAACAAAGATTATGATTTAATCTTGTTAGATATGTGCATGCCAAAATACAGTGGCGTTGATTTTCTTTTAGATCTGAAACACAGACGACCTTCAGAACTATCAAAAGTTGTAATTGTTAGTGCTTTAGAAATGACTACTACTCAAGAACAAGAGATATTAAAATTAGGAATTCGATCCATTCTCAAAAAACCCATATCCGTACAAGCACTTTTAGCTCAAGTAGAAAAAGAGATTATTTTCTAA
- a CDS encoding peptidylprolyl isomerase codes for MKNSKIQMSNKIKCSHILVEKQSEALAILERIKNGEKFGNLAKELSTDTGSGKKDGNLGYFTKGMMVKPFEEAAFKLQIGQISEPVKSEFGYHIIKRFA; via the coding sequence ATGAAGAATTCAAAGATACAAATGAGCAATAAGATAAAATGTTCTCATATTCTTGTGGAAAAACAAAGTGAAGCACTTGCAATTTTGGAGAGAATTAAAAATGGAGAGAAATTTGGCAACCTTGCAAAGGAGTTATCAACAGACACAGGTAGTGGTAAAAAAGATGGAAATTTAGGGTATTTTACAAAAGGGATGATGGTAAAACCATTTGAAGAAGCTGCTTTCAAACTCCAGATAGGACAAATATCAGAGCCTGTCAAAAGTGAATTTGGATATCACATAATCAAAAGATTCGCCTAA
- a CDS encoding DEAD/DEAH box helicase, producing the protein MIPFIEKKYIQKNSIEKRDYQVNLANQAIQENCIVVLPTGLGKTAIALQVIAEYLSKGTGGILFVAPTRVLVNQHYEFLKNNLTIDDIALITGEDAIQKRSKLWGNSVICATPEITKNDLDRKIVSADQFSLVIFDEVHRTIGDYAYSGIAERFENSSARLIGMTATLPSEKDKATEILTRLRISSVAERTEDSPDVKPYTQETNTEWIKVELPSELKAIQKLLKLALDDRYDTLRKNGIRLAEQQSLSALLRIRQFVLNQNRRSAKPLFTAIRIHYALNILEAHGITPFLKFCERAREKKGAGVKELFEVDSNFTRAIHLAKEAQSRGIEHSKILKLKEILASVPGKALIFTSYRDSVDMIFNKLTELGISAGILIGKAGEAGLKQKKQIETVQKFRDNQFQVLIATRVGEEGLDIAEVNQVIFYDNVPSSIRFIQRRGRTGRKDTGKLVVLIAKNTIDETYYWIGKRKMTSAKSMGDKMSKFLEKNQEPYSQKRGLDAFI; encoded by the coding sequence TTGATCCCATTCATTGAAAAAAAATACATCCAAAAAAACTCGATAGAAAAACGAGATTATCAGGTAAATCTTGCAAATCAAGCCATTCAAGAAAACTGTATTGTTGTATTGCCTACTGGTCTTGGAAAAACTGCTATAGCTTTACAGGTAATTGCTGAATATCTCTCAAAAGGAACTGGGGGGATTTTATTTGTTGCACCAACACGCGTTCTAGTTAATCAGCATTATGAATTTTTAAAAAATAATCTGACAATTGATGACATTGCATTAATTACTGGTGAAGATGCAATTCAAAAACGATCAAAGTTATGGGGTAATAGTGTGATTTGTGCAACCCCTGAAATAACAAAAAATGATTTGGACAGAAAAATTGTTTCTGCTGATCAATTTAGTCTAGTAATTTTTGATGAAGTGCACAGAACTATAGGTGATTATGCATATTCTGGAATTGCTGAGAGATTTGAAAATTCTTCAGCTAGACTCATTGGAATGACTGCTACTTTGCCTAGTGAAAAAGATAAAGCCACTGAAATTTTAACTAGACTTAGAATATCAAGTGTTGCCGAAAGAACAGAAGATAGTCCTGATGTAAAACCATATACACAGGAAACTAATACTGAGTGGATTAAGGTAGAATTACCATCTGAACTTAAGGCAATTCAAAAATTATTAAAATTAGCATTAGATGATAGATATGACACACTTCGAAAAAATGGAATCCGTCTTGCTGAGCAGCAATCGCTATCGGCATTACTGCGAATTAGACAATTTGTTTTAAATCAAAATAGACGTTCTGCAAAACCTCTATTTACTGCAATTCGAATTCATTATGCTTTGAACATATTAGAAGCACATGGAATTACACCCTTTCTAAAATTTTGTGAGAGGGCACGTGAAAAAAAAGGGGCTGGTGTAAAAGAATTATTTGAGGTTGATTCAAATTTTACTCGCGCAATTCATCTTGCCAAAGAAGCACAATCTAGAGGAATTGAACACTCAAAAATTCTCAAACTAAAAGAAATCTTGGCATCTGTTCCTGGAAAAGCATTGATCTTTACAAGTTATAGGGATTCTGTTGATATGATATTCAATAAATTAACTGAACTTGGAATTTCTGCTGGGATACTTATTGGTAAAGCAGGAGAAGCAGGACTAAAACAAAAAAAGCAAATAGAAACTGTCCAAAAATTCCGTGATAATCAATTTCAAGTATTGATTGCAACTCGTGTAGGTGAAGAAGGGTTGGATATTGCCGAAGTTAATCAAGTTATTTTTTATGACAATGTCCCAAGCTCGATTCGTTTTATTCAAAGACGCGGAAGAACCGGAAGAAAAGATACTGGAAAACTTGTGGTTTTAATTGCAAAAAATACCATAGATGAGACATATTATTGGATTGGCAAAAGAAAGATGACTAGTGCAAAATCCATGGGTGATAAAATGTCAAAATTTTTGGAGAAAAATCAAGAACCTTATTCACAGAAAAGAGGGCTTGATGCTTTTATCTAG
- a CDS encoding cytidine/deoxycytidylate deaminase family protein, with the protein MLQAELAKLRSNCLTRQVGAVIVRKNRQLATGYNGTPPGIKNCFEGGCKRCQLRMEGKIESGASLDRCLCNHAEANAIMHCAILGIEAGIEGAMLYTTFVPCLECTKMAITIGIKKFICLDSYPETDFDLLKEAGVEVVQLDKERIARWAKELIGKYEKPV; encoded by the coding sequence ATGCTTCAGGCAGAATTGGCTAAACTTCGGTCAAATTGTCTTACAAGACAGGTAGGTGCTGTTATTGTTAGAAAAAACAGGCAATTAGCAACAGGCTATAACGGAACTCCGCCTGGAATAAAAAATTGTTTTGAAGGCGGGTGTAAACGATGTCAGTTACGAATGGAGGGGAAAATTGAATCCGGAGCATCACTGGACAGATGTCTTTGCAATCATGCAGAAGCTAATGCAATAATGCATTGTGCAATATTAGGAATTGAGGCTGGAATTGAAGGTGCAATGTTATACACAACTTTTGTTCCGTGTCTTGAATGTACAAAAATGGCAATTACAATAGGAATTAAAAAATTCATTTGTCTTGATTCGTATCCTGAAACTGATTTTGATTTACTCAAAGAGGCAGGAGTTGAAGTAGTTCAATTAGATAAAGAAAGAATTGCAAGATGGGCAAAAGAGCTAATAGGGAAATACGAAAAACCCGTGTAA
- a CDS encoding DNA-directed DNA polymerase I, with protein sequence MQINIKTDNIDSMPPSMLVSAAYDNNSKSAVLKFYEPKSEKLIIWKDETGHKPYCYSRLAPDELEFLQERDDVLEIKTVQRYDLMKDKEIDMSKITVADPLAIGGTTGDKSIRNVIETWESDIKYYENYLYDRLLIVGKYYEVIDGKIKPHDMDISDEVKLALKSLLWDKVDSENMVDAEGFKKFISEWADLLNQPIPKIRRLSVDIEVEAEIGRIPDPKIAEKKVTAIGLKGSNGFDQIFVLKIEDTDLGVNELEKNIQVTFYDKDKEKEMIQDAFDIIKDFPFVLTYNGDEFDLPYLYNRAERLGIPNSNNPLYMMRDSATLKQGVHLDLYRTLSNRSFQIYAFSQKYTDFSLNSVSKALLGKEKIDYGLEFDQFSLYQTANYCYNDALLTYELTSFNNDLLMDLLVIIARIGRMPIDDIARMGVSQWIRSLLYYEHRHRNCLIPKREELERRSEGVMSDAVIKDKKYRGGLVVEPKVGIHFDVVVMDFASLYPSIIKVRNLSYETVRCPHEECKKNTIPQTNHWACSKRNGLTSMIIGSLRDLRVNYYKSLSKKETLTDEQRQQYTVVSQALKVILNASYGVMGAEIFPLYFLPVAEATTAIGRYTILETIKKCEATGIEVLYGDTDSLFIKNPTKEQIQKVIEQAKKDHGVDLEIDKTYRYCVLSNRKKNYLGVTNDGKVDVKGLTGKKSHTPPFIKKLFYELLDILSNVQTVEDFVKAKQQISEKISTCGKKVIAKEIPLEDLTFNVMLSKAPSEYTKTIPQHIRAAKQLEAIREVKKGDKISFIKILNKPGVKPVELAKKEEIDSNKYMEFMESTLEQITSSMGLDFDTMLGKPKQTGLDEFFWN encoded by the coding sequence ATGCAAATTAACATAAAAACAGATAATATTGATTCGATGCCACCATCAATGTTAGTATCTGCAGCATATGATAATAATTCAAAATCAGCAGTTTTAAAATTCTATGAACCAAAATCAGAGAAATTAATTATTTGGAAAGATGAAACAGGACACAAACCTTATTGTTATTCAAGATTAGCACCAGATGAATTAGAATTTCTCCAGGAAAGAGACGATGTTCTTGAAATTAAAACGGTTCAGAGATATGATCTCATGAAGGATAAAGAGATCGATATGTCAAAGATCACAGTAGCTGATCCTTTAGCTATTGGTGGAACTACAGGAGACAAAAGTATCAGAAATGTAATTGAGACATGGGAATCAGATATCAAATATTATGAAAATTATCTATATGATAGACTACTAATCGTTGGAAAGTATTACGAGGTAATTGATGGGAAAATAAAACCACACGATATGGACATATCTGATGAGGTCAAACTTGCTCTGAAGAGTCTACTGTGGGATAAAGTAGATAGCGAAAACATGGTAGACGCTGAAGGATTCAAAAAATTCATTTCTGAATGGGCAGATTTACTCAATCAACCCATTCCAAAAATTAGAAGGTTAAGTGTAGACATTGAAGTAGAAGCAGAGATTGGAAGAATACCGGATCCAAAAATTGCAGAAAAAAAAGTTACTGCAATTGGATTAAAGGGCTCAAATGGATTTGATCAAATTTTTGTTCTAAAAATAGAAGACACAGATCTAGGAGTAAATGAATTAGAGAAAAACATCCAAGTTACATTTTATGATAAAGATAAAGAAAAAGAGATGATCCAGGATGCATTTGATATCATCAAAGATTTTCCATTTGTCTTAACATATAACGGAGATGAATTTGATTTGCCATATCTATACAATAGAGCAGAGAGATTAGGAATTCCCAATTCAAACAACCCACTTTACATGATGCGAGATTCTGCAACACTTAAACAAGGCGTACATTTAGATTTGTATAGGACATTATCTAACAGATCATTTCAAATCTATGCTTTTAGTCAAAAGTATACTGATTTTTCACTAAATAGTGTCTCAAAGGCATTACTTGGAAAAGAAAAGATAGATTACGGATTAGAATTTGATCAATTTTCACTTTATCAAACTGCAAATTATTGTTACAATGATGCACTTCTAACATATGAGCTTACAAGTTTTAACAATGATTTGTTGATGGATCTTCTGGTAATCATTGCACGGATAGGAAGAATGCCAATTGACGATATTGCAAGGATGGGGGTGTCTCAATGGATTAGAAGTTTGTTATATTATGAACATAGACACAGAAATTGTTTAATTCCAAAAAGAGAAGAGCTCGAAAGAAGATCAGAGGGTGTTATGTCTGATGCAGTCATCAAAGATAAAAAATACAGAGGCGGTTTAGTTGTAGAACCGAAAGTAGGGATTCATTTTGATGTAGTAGTTATGGATTTTGCAAGTCTATACCCAAGCATTATCAAAGTTAGAAATTTGTCATATGAGACTGTTAGATGTCCACATGAAGAATGCAAGAAGAACACGATTCCTCAAACAAATCATTGGGCATGCTCTAAGAGAAACGGATTAACATCAATGATAATTGGATCACTAAGAGATTTGAGAGTGAATTACTACAAGAGTCTTTCAAAAAAAGAGACTTTAACTGATGAACAAAGGCAACAATATACAGTAGTCAGTCAAGCCCTCAAAGTAATTCTTAATGCAAGTTACGGTGTAATGGGGGCAGAAATATTTCCACTTTATTTTCTGCCAGTAGCTGAAGCAACTACAGCTATTGGAAGATACACAATTCTAGAGACTATAAAAAAATGTGAAGCAACAGGTATTGAAGTTTTGTATGGAGATACAGATTCACTGTTTATCAAAAATCCAACAAAGGAACAAATTCAAAAAGTAATAGAGCAGGCAAAAAAAGACCATGGAGTTGATTTGGAAATTGATAAAACATATAGATATTGTGTGTTAAGCAATAGAAAGAAAAACTATCTAGGTGTTACAAATGATGGTAAAGTTGATGTTAAGGGGCTAACAGGAAAAAAATCACACACACCACCATTTATCAAAAAATTATTTTATGAATTGTTAGACATATTATCAAATGTTCAAACAGTAGAAGATTTTGTTAAAGCAAAACAACAAATTTCAGAAAAAATTTCAACATGTGGGAAAAAAGTAATAGCAAAAGAAATACCGCTAGAGGATTTAACATTCAATGTTATGCTAAGTAAGGCTCCATCAGAATATACCAAAACTATCCCTCAACACATACGTGCTGCAAAGCAATTAGAAGCAATTAGAGAAGTAAAGAAAGGAGATAAAATTTCATTTATTAAAATTCTAAATAAACCAGGTGTGAAACCAGTCGAGTTAGCTAAAAAAGAAGAGATTGATTCAAACAAATACATGGAGTTTATGGAATCAACATTGGAACAAATCACATCATCAATGGGTTTAGATTTTGATACAATGTTGGGAAAGCCAAAACAAACAGGACTAGATGAGTTTTTCTGGAATTAG
- a CDS encoding SemiSWEET family transporter, whose translation MEVDGTLLTILGIAAGILILSGWVEQIYKGYKTKSLKDVSKFLMIFISAGAILWLIYGIIVSDVYIIGTNNAAIVLMIIVLLMKRRYDRQLLS comes from the coding sequence ATGGAAGTTGATGGAACACTACTAACTATTCTAGGAATTGCTGCAGGCATTTTGATTTTATCAGGATGGGTTGAGCAGATATACAAAGGATATAAAACCAAAAGTCTAAAAGATGTTTCAAAATTTCTCATGATCTTTATTTCTGCAGGTGCAATATTGTGGTTGATTTACGGGATCATAGTCTCAGATGTATATATCATAGGCACAAATAATGCTGCAATCGTTTTAATGATAATTGTTCTTTTAATGAAACGAAGATATGACAGACAATTGCTGAGCTAA